Proteins encoded together in one Camelina sativa cultivar DH55 chromosome 9, Cs, whole genome shotgun sequence window:
- the LOC104713994 gene encoding hydroxyproline O-galactosyltransferase HPGT3-like — translation MESLPTTAPSKSERRGKSSKSSQSSSKPSVIMAFFSCLAWLYVAGRLWQDAENRVVLNNILKTSYDQKPKVLTVDDKLMLLGCKDLERKIVETEMELALAKSQGYLKNSKSGSSSGKKLLAVIGVYSGFGSHLRRNSFRGSWMPQDDALRKLEERGIVVRFVIGRSPNRGDSLDRKIDEENQEKKDFLILDNHEEAQEELSKKVKFFFSAAVQNWDAEFYIKVDDNIDLDLEGLISLLESRRGQDNGYMGCMKSGEVVSEEGEQWYEPEWWKFGDQKSYFRHAAGSLLILSKNLAQYININSGSLKTYAFDDTSIGSWMIGVQATYIDDNRLCCSSIVQDKVCSVA, via the exons GCCTTCAGTTATCATGGCTTTCTTCTCTTGCCTCGCTTGGCTCTACGTCGCTGGCCG GTTATGGCAAGATGCAGAGAACAGAGTGGTACTCAACAATATTCTTAAGACGAGTTATGATCAG AAGCCTAAGGTTCTTACGGTGGATGACAAGTTGATGCTCCTAGGATGCAA AGATCTTGAGAGAAAAATTGTTGAAACTGAAATGGAGTTAGCTCTTGCAAAGAGTCAAGGCtatttaaaaaactcaaaaagtggTTCGTCTTCAGGGAAGAAATTGCTTGCTGTGATTGGAGTGTATTCAGGTTTTGGAAGTCATCTGAGGCGTAATTCATTTAGAGGATCTTGGATGCCACAAG aTGATGCTTTGAGGAAACTTGAAGAAAGAGGAATTGTCGTTCGTTTTGTGATTGGTCGAAG TCCAAATCGAGGTGATAGCTTAGATCGAAAAATTGACGaggaaaatcaagaaaaaaaagattttttgatTCTT GATAATCATGAAGAGGCTCAAGAAGAGTTATCCAAGAAAGTAAAGTTCTTCTTCAGTGCTGCTGTTCAAAACTGGGATGCAGAGTTTTACATCAAAGTTGATGACAATATTGACCTAGATCTTG AGGGGTTGATCAGCCTACTTGAAAGTCGACGTGGTCAAGATAATGGTTACATGGGGTGTATGAAGTCTGGGGAAGTGGTTTCTGAAGA GGGGGAGCAATGGTATGAGCCAGAATGGTGGAAATTTGGGGATCAGAAATC GTACTTTCGTCATGCAGCTGGTTCACTGTTAATACTATCTAAGAATTTGGCTCAGTATATAAACATAAACAG CGGATCATTGAAGACATATGCGTTTGACGATACCTCCATAGGGTCTTGGATGATTGGTGTTCAGGCAACGTATATAGACGACAATCGCCTTTGCTGCAGCAGCATCGTACAAG ACAAGGTGTGTTCTGTGGCTTGA